Proteins encoded within one genomic window of Micromonospora halotolerans:
- a CDS encoding amylo-alpha-1,6-glucosidase, producing MTWVRNLRVRPDLLYVASGWSTLVTDVRGRIAGADPQGFFARNTRVLSRERITVDGREPVPFATANVRGHAQLSYAELGDGEVLPSRAAYLTVERFVGPGLRSRFTVVSYAARTLRFRLGLTVEADFADTSEAEAGRRLQVGEVRTGWDPDSAELLLTYRHEGLDRAVAVRLCADAPVAYDEGGFTVELAVPPGGSAGAELLVEPVFDGTRLPAPPATFAEPDDPAARARTRLDAELARLSSSNFDVTAAWRCAVRDLAVLPLGEPAGPTAPIAGLPIYQEIFGRDTMTASWQALLAGPTMLADSLRLNAEHLGRRLDDWRDEEPGKPLHEARQGPVSLLGLNPFSGYYGDWSTAPDFLVFLGQYLAWTGDLDTVRDLLPAAGRALKWIDRYGDPDGDGFLDYHCRSPGGLKNQGWKDSDTAIVDERGEVVPDPIASSELQGYWYAALRHAAVVFAVTGHPARGAALLARARALRRRFHRAYWLPDRGCYAMALGPDRRSVRSTNSNDGHLLATGIVPARVAERVADRLLAPDMFSGWGVRTLSAEHPAYNPFSYHRGSVWPVEAGTIGLGLARYGCWPHLHRLAEGMFAVAATFSEHRLPEVLSGLPRDAAHPHPGVYPNSCSPQAWSASSVVALVQALLALRPAAPLRAVLVDPHLPEWLPDLRLEGVRVGGATVDLTVRRRRGGRTSVRVRGDRLAVVRRPSRQAIELARRQV from the coding sequence ATGACCTGGGTCCGCAACCTGCGCGTCCGGCCCGACCTGCTCTACGTGGCGAGCGGGTGGAGCACCCTGGTCACCGACGTCCGGGGCCGGATCGCCGGGGCCGACCCGCAGGGCTTTTTCGCCCGCAACACCCGGGTGCTCAGCCGGGAGCGGATCACCGTGGACGGCCGGGAGCCGGTGCCGTTCGCCACCGCCAACGTGCGGGGGCACGCCCAGCTCTCCTACGCGGAGCTGGGCGACGGGGAGGTGCTGCCGTCGCGCGCCGCGTACCTGACCGTCGAGCGGTTCGTCGGCCCCGGGCTGCGGAGCCGGTTCACCGTGGTCAGCTACGCCGCCCGGACGCTGCGGTTCCGGCTGGGGTTGACGGTCGAGGCGGACTTCGCCGACACCAGCGAGGCCGAGGCGGGCCGCCGGCTCCAGGTCGGCGAGGTGCGCACCGGGTGGGACCCGGACTCGGCCGAGTTGCTCCTCACCTACCGGCACGAGGGCCTGGACCGGGCCGTGGCGGTCCGGCTGTGCGCCGACGCCCCGGTGGCGTACGACGAGGGCGGGTTCACCGTCGAGCTGGCGGTGCCTCCGGGCGGCAGCGCCGGCGCCGAACTGCTCGTCGAGCCGGTCTTCGACGGGACCCGGCTGCCCGCTCCGCCGGCCACGTTCGCCGAGCCCGACGACCCGGCCGCCCGGGCCCGGACCCGGCTGGACGCCGAGCTGGCCCGGCTGTCCAGCAGCAACTTCGACGTCACCGCGGCCTGGCGGTGCGCCGTACGCGACCTGGCCGTGCTGCCGCTCGGCGAGCCGGCCGGCCCGACGGCGCCGATCGCCGGCCTCCCCATCTACCAGGAGATCTTCGGCCGGGACACGATGACCGCCTCCTGGCAGGCGCTGCTGGCCGGCCCCACCATGCTGGCTGACAGCCTTCGGCTCAACGCCGAGCACCTGGGCCGGCGGCTGGACGACTGGCGGGACGAGGAACCCGGCAAGCCACTGCACGAGGCCCGGCAGGGACCGGTCTCGCTGCTCGGGCTGAACCCCTTCAGCGGCTACTACGGCGACTGGTCCACGGCGCCGGACTTCCTGGTGTTCCTCGGCCAGTACCTGGCCTGGACCGGCGACCTGGACACCGTGCGCGACCTGCTGCCCGCCGCGGGCCGGGCGCTGAAGTGGATCGACCGGTACGGCGACCCGGACGGCGACGGCTTCCTCGACTACCACTGCCGCTCCCCCGGCGGGCTGAAGAACCAGGGCTGGAAGGACTCGGACACGGCGATCGTCGACGAGCGGGGCGAGGTGGTGCCCGACCCGATCGCCAGCAGCGAGCTGCAGGGCTACTGGTACGCCGCCCTCCGGCACGCCGCCGTCGTCTTCGCCGTCACCGGGCACCCGGCGCGGGGCGCCGCCCTGCTGGCCCGGGCACGGGCGCTGCGCCGGCGGTTCCACCGGGCGTACTGGCTGCCCGACCGGGGCTGCTACGCCATGGCGCTGGGGCCGGACCGGCGCTCGGTCCGGTCGACCAATTCCAACGACGGTCACCTGCTCGCCACGGGCATCGTGCCGGCCCGGGTCGCCGAGCGGGTGGCCGACCGGCTGCTGGCCCCGGACATGTTCAGCGGCTGGGGGGTGCGGACCCTGTCCGCGGAGCACCCGGCCTACAACCCGTTCAGCTACCACCGGGGCAGCGTCTGGCCGGTGGAGGCGGGGACCATCGGCCTGGGGCTGGCCCGGTACGGCTGCTGGCCGCACCTGCACCGGCTGGCCGAGGGCATGTTCGCCGTCGCGGCGACGTTCAGCGAACACCGGCTGCCGGAGGTGCTCAGCGGCCTGCCCCGGGACGCGGCCCACCCCCATCCGGGCGTCTACCCGAACTCGTGCTCCCCGCAGGCCTGGTCGGCCAGCTCCGTGGTTGCCCTGGTCCAGGCCCTGCTGGCGCTGCGCCCGGCCGCGCCGCTGCGCGCGGTCCTCGTCGACCCGCACCTGCCCGAGTGGCTGCCCGACCTGCGGCTGGAGGGCGTACGGGTGGGCGGGGCGACGGTGGACCTGACGGTGCGGCGGCGGCGCGGCGGGCGTACCTCCGTGCGGGTGCGGGGCGACCGGCTCGCCGTGGTGCGCCGCCCGTCCCGGCAGGCGATCGAACTGGCCCGCCGGCAGGTGTAG
- a CDS encoding ABC transporter permease, producing the protein MSGGTVPIGPALVVALTALTLAGAAVLRVTGLGRARTVLTAAARATVQLGAVSVVIVAVLHAWWSTAAFVLLMYVVAALTARRRIGAEAPARVAPLAIAAGVAPSLAVLLASRALPATPLVVLPTAGILIGGAMTATSLAGRRTLDELRIRHGEYEAGLALGLLPRDAALEICRPAAGQALVPALDQTRTVGLVTLPGAFVGVLLGGAGPVRAGATQLLILLTLLAVEAVAIAVAVELLVRDRARTAP; encoded by the coding sequence GTGAGCGGCGGCACCGTACCGATCGGCCCGGCTCTGGTCGTCGCGCTCACCGCGCTCACCCTGGCCGGCGCCGCCGTGCTGCGGGTCACCGGGCTCGGCCGGGCCCGGACCGTGCTCACCGCGGCCGCCCGGGCCACCGTCCAGCTCGGCGCCGTCTCCGTGGTCATCGTCGCGGTGCTCCACGCCTGGTGGAGCACCGCCGCGTTCGTCCTGCTCATGTACGTCGTCGCGGCGCTCACCGCCCGCCGCCGGATCGGCGCGGAGGCGCCGGCCCGGGTCGCGCCGCTGGCCATCGCGGCCGGGGTGGCGCCCAGCCTGGCCGTGCTCCTGGCGAGCCGGGCCCTGCCGGCGACCCCGCTCGTGGTGCTGCCCACCGCCGGCATCCTGATCGGCGGGGCGATGACCGCGACCAGCCTGGCCGGCCGGCGCACCCTCGACGAGCTGCGCATCCGGCACGGCGAGTACGAGGCCGGGCTGGCCCTGGGGCTGCTCCCCCGCGACGCCGCGCTGGAGATCTGCCGCCCGGCCGCCGGGCAGGCCCTCGTCCCGGCGCTCGACCAGACCCGCACGGTCGGGCTGGTCACCCTGCCCGGCGCGTTCGTCGGGGTGCTGCTCGGCGGCGCCGGGCCGGTCCGCGCCGGGGCCACCCAGCTGCTGATCCTGCTCACCCTGCTGGCCGTGGAGGCGGTGGCCATCGCGGTGGCCGTCGAGCTGCTGGTCCGGGACCGCGCCCGCACCGCGCCCTGA
- a CDS encoding penicillin acylase family protein, which produces MPRPTTRARLAALAATLTAAASALTVVPPSPALAATMFAPNDYCLGQCADILPPGENGNATLAAILAHQALGTRPAHSSDQLDEYANLVYGYAGLTDEQIAQFYNDASFGVPDGQVESTVRPRADVTIVRDRATGVPHVTGTTRSGTMFGAGYAGAQDRLWVMDLLRHAGRGTLTSFAGGAPGNRELEQSIWANSPYTEADLQAQVDALRQKGARGQQLYDDVTDYIAGVNAYIDQSISADNYPGEYVLAGAGKPKHFTMTDLIATAGVIGGLFGGGGGSEIQSALVRVAARAKFGAAEGDRVWQAFRSQNDPETVLTLHDGQSFPYGATPAGATGAVLPDAGSVVAEPLAYDQTGGAAATRTGASGATTQGLLSGLAGLRSHGMSNAVVVSGRHTTTGNPIAVFGPQTGYFAPQLLMLQELQGPGVSARGAAFAGLNLYVLLGRGQDYAWSATSASQDLTDTYAVPLCTTDGSAPTLASTRYLWHGQCVAMEVIEHRNSWSPTLADSTPAGSYTLRALRTRYGLVAYRGLVNGQPTAFTKLRSTYRHEADSAIGFQAYNDPAAMGSAAAFQQSAANVGYAFNWFYVNSTEAAYFNSGSNPVRPSTADPNLPTRAEAANEWVGWNPDTNTATYTPAAAHPQSVNQDYYVSWNNKQARDFGAADGNFSFGAVHRAQLLDGPVRAAIAQRKLGRADVVRIMADAAVTDLRSQQVLGDLLRVLGSAPVTDPALADAVTKLRAWQQAGARRVETAPGSKVYQHADAIRIFDAWWPLLAAAEFRPGLGPDLYAALVDAIEVNEAPSGGQNGGRDGSAVWALQGQPHKGSSFQYGWWGYVDKDIRTVLGDPVAGGLGRPYCGNGNLGACRQSLLDTLAQVAAVPVATVYPGDKSCGAGDQWCADAIAQSGLGGITHPLIAWQNRPTYQQVVSFPARRGDDVTNLAQGRAATASSTQFLTSHTPDKAVDGSLGSRWASSYNDNQWIRVDLGSARTVSRVVLRWEAAYGSAYRIEVSADGGTWQPVFSTTAGNGGTDNVTLAPVTARYVRVYGVKRATSYGFSLYEFEVYGR; this is translated from the coding sequence ATGCCCCGTCCCACCACCCGTGCCCGGCTCGCGGCCCTCGCCGCGACCCTCACCGCGGCGGCGAGCGCCCTGACGGTCGTCCCACCGTCACCGGCGCTCGCCGCCACCATGTTCGCTCCCAACGACTACTGCCTCGGCCAGTGCGCCGACATCCTGCCGCCCGGCGAGAACGGCAACGCCACCCTCGCCGCGATCCTCGCCCACCAGGCGCTCGGCACCCGCCCCGCGCACTCCAGCGACCAGCTCGACGAGTACGCGAACCTGGTCTACGGCTACGCCGGGCTCACCGACGAGCAGATCGCGCAGTTCTACAACGACGCCTCGTTCGGCGTGCCCGACGGGCAGGTGGAGAGCACCGTGCGGCCCCGCGCGGACGTCACCATCGTGCGCGACCGGGCGACCGGCGTGCCGCACGTCACCGGCACCACCCGCTCGGGCACCATGTTCGGCGCCGGCTACGCCGGGGCCCAGGACCGGCTCTGGGTGATGGACCTGCTGCGGCACGCCGGCCGCGGCACCCTCACCTCCTTCGCCGGCGGCGCCCCCGGCAACCGGGAGCTGGAGCAGAGCATCTGGGCCAACTCGCCCTACACCGAGGCGGACCTGCAGGCCCAGGTCGACGCGCTGCGCCAGAAGGGCGCCCGCGGCCAGCAGCTCTACGACGACGTCACCGACTACATCGCCGGCGTCAACGCCTACATCGACCAGTCCATCAGCGCCGACAACTACCCCGGCGAGTACGTGCTGGCCGGAGCCGGCAAACCGAAGCACTTCACCATGACCGACCTGATCGCCACGGCCGGCGTCATCGGCGGCCTGTTCGGCGGGGGCGGCGGCTCCGAGATCCAGTCCGCCCTGGTCCGGGTGGCCGCCCGGGCGAAGTTCGGCGCCGCCGAGGGCGACCGGGTCTGGCAGGCGTTCCGGTCCCAGAACGACCCGGAGACCGTGCTCACCCTCCACGACGGACAGAGCTTCCCGTACGGCGCCACCCCGGCCGGCGCGACCGGCGCCGTGCTCCCCGACGCCGGCAGCGTCGTCGCCGAGCCGCTCGCCTACGACCAGACCGGCGGGGCCGCCGCCACCCGGACCGGCGCCAGCGGCGCCACCACCCAGGGGCTGCTCAGCGGCCTCGCCGGGCTGCGGTCGCACGGCATGTCCAACGCCGTGGTGGTCTCCGGCCGGCACACCACCACCGGCAACCCCATCGCCGTCTTCGGCCCGCAGACCGGCTACTTCGCGCCGCAACTGCTCATGCTCCAGGAACTCCAGGGGCCGGGGGTGAGCGCCCGCGGCGCCGCCTTCGCCGGGCTGAACCTGTACGTGCTGCTGGGCCGGGGCCAGGACTACGCGTGGAGCGCCACCTCCGCCAGCCAGGACCTCACCGACACGTACGCGGTGCCGCTGTGCACCACCGACGGCAGCGCCCCGACGCTCGCGTCCACCCGCTACCTGTGGCACGGGCAGTGCGTGGCCATGGAGGTCATCGAACACCGCAACTCCTGGTCGCCGACGCTGGCCGACTCCACCCCGGCCGGCTCGTACACGCTGCGCGCCCTGCGCACCCGCTACGGGCTGGTCGCGTACCGGGGGCTGGTGAACGGGCAGCCGACCGCCTTCACCAAGCTGCGCTCGACCTACCGGCACGAGGCCGACTCGGCGATCGGCTTCCAGGCGTACAACGACCCGGCCGCGATGGGGTCGGCGGCCGCGTTCCAGCAGTCCGCCGCGAACGTCGGCTACGCGTTCAACTGGTTCTACGTCAACTCGACCGAGGCCGCCTACTTCAACTCCGGGTCCAACCCGGTCCGGCCGTCGACGGCCGACCCCAACCTGCCCACCCGCGCCGAGGCGGCCAACGAGTGGGTCGGCTGGAACCCGGACACCAACACCGCCACCTACACACCGGCCGCCGCCCACCCGCAGTCGGTGAACCAGGACTACTACGTCAGCTGGAACAACAAGCAGGCCCGCGACTTCGGCGCGGCCGACGGCAACTTCAGCTTCGGCGCGGTGCACCGGGCCCAGCTCCTCGACGGCCCGGTGCGCGCCGCGATCGCGCAGCGCAAGCTGGGCCGCGCCGACGTCGTGCGGATCATGGCCGATGCGGCGGTCACCGACCTGCGGAGCCAGCAGGTCCTCGGCGACCTGCTCCGGGTGCTCGGCAGCGCGCCGGTCACCGACCCGGCGCTGGCCGACGCGGTGACCAAGCTGCGGGCCTGGCAGCAGGCCGGCGCCCGCCGGGTGGAGACCGCCCCGGGCTCCAAGGTCTACCAGCACGCCGACGCCATCCGGATCTTCGACGCCTGGTGGCCGCTGCTGGCCGCCGCGGAGTTCCGGCCCGGCCTCGGCCCCGACCTCTACGCCGCGCTGGTGGACGCCATCGAGGTCAACGAGGCGCCGTCGGGCGGCCAGAACGGCGGCCGCGACGGCAGCGCCGTGTGGGCCCTGCAGGGCCAGCCGCACAAGGGCTCCTCCTTCCAGTACGGCTGGTGGGGCTACGTCGACAAGGACATCCGCACCGTGCTCGGCGACCCGGTGGCCGGCGGGCTGGGCCGACCGTACTGCGGCAACGGCAACCTCGGCGCCTGCCGGCAGAGCCTGCTCGACACCCTCGCGCAGGTGGCCGCGGTGCCGGTCGCCACCGTCTACCCCGGCGACAAGTCGTGCGGGGCGGGCGACCAGTGGTGCGCCGACGCCATCGCCCAGTCCGGGCTCGGCGGCATCACCCACCCGCTGATCGCCTGGCAGAACCGCCCCACCTACCAGCAGGTCGTCTCGTTCCCGGCGCGCCGCGGCGACGACGTGACCAACCTGGCCCAGGGGCGCGCGGCGACCGCGTCGAGCACGCAGTTCCTCACCAGCCACACCCCGGACAAGGCGGTCGACGGCAGCCTGGGCAGCCGCTGGGCCAGCAGCTACAACGACAACCAGTGGATCCGGGTCGACCTCGGCTCGGCCCGCACCGTGAGCCGGGTGGTGCTGCGCTGGGAGGCCGCGTACGGCAGCGCGTACCGGATCGAGGTCTCCGCGGACGGCGGCACCTGGCAGCCGGTGTTCAGCACCACCGCCGGCAATGGCGGGACGGACAACGTGACCCTCGCCCCGGTCACCGCCCGCTACGTGCGGGTGTACGGCGTCAAGCGGGCCACCTCGTACGGCTTCTCGCTCTACGAGTTCGAGGTCTACGGCCGGTGA
- a CDS encoding endonuclease/exonuclease/phosphatase family protein has translation MDGTLRAHLRHLARLATAAALAVAGLGLVAPPAHAEAGPKVSVLTRNLYLGGDLTPSIGSPTLPAFLAANAALLSHVDLVDFPARAALIADEIRERKPDLVGLQEVALWRTGPLGDPAPATEVRYDYLALLMAQLAGSGHRYDVVVVRDEADLEAPAGAPHLRDVRLTMRDVILVRHGGRVKVHATSSGNFVNNLVFPLAATGGTATSTRGWTAVDATLGGRGFRFVNTHLEAFHPGFRLLQAQELLRGPLSVPGRLILVGDLNSGPALPDPTNRLAYLALVAGGMVDTWPILHPGDPGYTAGLGDDLTEPAGSVEHRIDMVLVRGAVAPVSSEVFGTERQTPAGRWASDHLGHQAVLALP, from the coding sequence ATGGACGGCACCCTTCGCGCACACCTCAGACACCTGGCCAGGCTGGCCACCGCGGCCGCACTCGCGGTGGCCGGCCTGGGGCTCGTCGCCCCGCCGGCACACGCGGAAGCCGGGCCCAAGGTGTCCGTGCTGACCCGCAACCTCTACCTGGGCGGGGATCTCACGCCGTCGATCGGGTCGCCGACCCTGCCGGCGTTCCTGGCCGCGAACGCCGCCCTGCTGAGCCACGTGGACCTGGTCGATTTCCCGGCCCGGGCGGCGCTGATCGCCGACGAGATCCGCGAGCGCAAGCCCGACCTGGTCGGCCTGCAGGAGGTGGCACTCTGGCGCACCGGCCCGCTCGGCGACCCGGCCCCGGCCACCGAGGTCCGCTACGACTACCTGGCACTGCTGATGGCGCAGCTGGCCGGATCCGGCCACCGGTACGACGTCGTCGTGGTGCGCGACGAGGCGGACCTGGAGGCCCCGGCCGGGGCGCCGCACCTGCGGGACGTCCGGCTCACCATGCGGGACGTGATCCTGGTGCGGCACGGCGGCCGGGTCAAGGTGCACGCCACCTCGTCGGGCAACTTCGTCAACAACCTGGTCTTCCCGCTCGCCGCCACGGGCGGCACCGCCACGAGCACGCGCGGTTGGACGGCGGTGGACGCCACGCTGGGCGGCCGCGGCTTCCGGTTCGTCAACACCCACCTGGAGGCGTTCCACCCGGGCTTCCGTCTGCTGCAGGCGCAGGAGCTGCTGCGCGGCCCGCTGAGCGTGCCCGGCCGGCTGATCCTCGTCGGTGACCTGAACAGCGGTCCCGCGCTGCCCGACCCGACCAACCGGCTCGCGTACCTCGCTCTCGTCGCCGGCGGGATGGTCGACACCTGGCCGATCCTGCACCCCGGCGACCCCGGCTACACCGCCGGGCTGGGCGACGACCTGACCGAGCCGGCCGGCAGCGTCGAGCACCGGATCGACATGGTGCTGGTCCGCGGCGCGGTGGCGCCGGTGTCCAGTGAGGTCTTCGGCACCGAGCGGCAGACGCCAGCCGGCCGGTGGGCGTCGGACCACCTGGGTCACCAGGCCGTGCTCGCGCTGCCGTGA
- a CDS encoding VOC family protein, which yields MASRLNPYISFRDNARQAMEFYQKVFGGNLTLSTFGEFGNPDPGVADNVMHAQLETDRGFTLMASDTPPEMEYRPGTNISISLSGDDADELRGYWQQLAEGGTVAVPLEKQMWGDEFGMCVDRFGIGWMVNIAGSQA from the coding sequence ATGGCGTCTCGGCTCAATCCCTACATCAGCTTCCGCGACAACGCGCGGCAGGCCATGGAGTTCTACCAGAAGGTGTTCGGCGGCAACCTGACGCTGAGCACCTTCGGCGAGTTCGGCAACCCGGATCCGGGGGTCGCCGACAACGTCATGCACGCGCAACTGGAGACCGACCGCGGCTTCACGCTGATGGCCTCCGACACGCCGCCGGAGATGGAATACCGGCCCGGCACCAACATCTCGATCAGCCTCAGCGGCGACGACGCCGACGAGCTGCGCGGCTACTGGCAGCAGCTCGCCGAGGGCGGCACGGTCGCGGTCCCGCTGGAGAAGCAGATGTGGGGCGACGAGTTCGGCATGTGCGTGGACCGGTTCGGCATCGGCTGGATGGTCAACATCGCGGGGTCCCAGGCCTGA
- a CDS encoding peptidoglycan recognition protein family protein, protein MHFDHPELDRRTLLRAGLGAAAVAVVGSEIAFPAAAQAAPGADLDWIISCDEWGARPPADPLSISAIATNKIIVHHMAFPNSTDYSEEHAKQLARDCQDLHMDTNGWSDTGQHFTVSRGGHVLEGRHGSLERLQAGDRQMISAHCPGENGRAIGIENEGTYVTETPPEELFDSLVKLCTTICRQYGLHAHDIFGHWDFRATQCPGAMFYREFPRLRRRVFAKLGTDLADVPARRWPDIWRFVGGPVVQVAQYLLTFRGYTVPVTGVFDAATVAAVADWQARNGIPVDIDATLTAPTWETLAPELDKDATGIPVQAVQFMLNLKGYADVTITGVYDHPTKTALQDLQRLHGLAPNGKVSTTTWCALVGGVVRQSFQKN, encoded by the coding sequence ATGCACTTCGACCACCCTGAGCTGGACCGTCGTACCCTGCTGCGGGCCGGCCTCGGCGCCGCCGCGGTCGCGGTCGTCGGGAGCGAGATCGCCTTCCCGGCCGCCGCGCAGGCCGCGCCGGGCGCGGACCTCGACTGGATCATCAGCTGCGACGAGTGGGGCGCCCGCCCGCCGGCGGACCCGCTGTCGATCAGCGCGATCGCGACCAACAAGATCATCGTGCACCACATGGCGTTCCCGAACAGCACGGACTACTCCGAGGAACACGCCAAGCAGCTCGCGCGCGACTGCCAGGACCTGCACATGGACACCAACGGCTGGTCGGACACCGGGCAGCACTTCACGGTCAGCCGGGGCGGCCACGTGCTGGAGGGCCGGCACGGCAGCCTGGAGCGGTTGCAGGCCGGCGACCGGCAGATGATCTCGGCGCACTGCCCCGGCGAGAACGGCCGGGCCATCGGCATCGAGAACGAGGGTACCTACGTCACCGAGACGCCGCCCGAGGAGCTGTTCGACTCGCTGGTGAAGCTCTGCACCACCATCTGCCGGCAGTACGGGCTGCACGCGCACGACATCTTCGGCCACTGGGACTTCCGGGCGACGCAGTGCCCGGGCGCGATGTTCTACCGCGAGTTCCCGAGGCTGCGCCGCCGGGTCTTCGCCAAGCTCGGCACCGACCTGGCCGACGTGCCGGCCCGCCGCTGGCCGGACATCTGGCGCTTCGTCGGCGGCCCGGTGGTGCAGGTCGCGCAGTACCTGCTCACCTTCCGCGGCTACACCGTCCCGGTCACCGGCGTGTTCGACGCCGCCACCGTGGCGGCCGTGGCGGACTGGCAGGCGCGCAACGGCATCCCGGTCGACATCGACGCCACCCTCACGGCGCCGACCTGGGAGACCCTCGCGCCCGAGCTGGACAAGGACGCCACCGGCATCCCGGTGCAGGCGGTGCAGTTCATGCTCAACCTCAAGGGCTACGCCGACGTGACGATCACCGGCGTGTACGACCACCCGACCAAGACGGCCCTCCAGGACCTGCAGCGCCTGCACGGACTGGCGCCGAACGGCAAGGTCAGCACCACCACCTGGTGCGCCCTGGTGGGGGGTGTGGTGCGCCAGTCGTTCCAGAAGAACTGA
- a CDS encoding LacI family DNA-binding transcriptional regulator, giving the protein MRGVGRKRLQESADGRPTVHTVAARAGVSIASASRVLNGVGGSPETVRKVREAAAEVGYVPNAIARSLQSQRTGLVALAVEDIGNPVYVEMMRAIESVVAASGRQLLVHATGGRIDNETALLRRLAHRYVDGMIVSPIRVTGDHLAALVDSPVPVVVVGQLPADAPVDNVRTDSRTGVGLAVDHLVAAGRRRIGFVNGPLDTVPGAARDAGFRAALARHGIALDERLVEVGDFRYAAGRAATERLLARAEPDALVCANDLIAVGALHALLAAGRRVPDDVALVGMDDTELARMMFPQLSSVSLGSAERGRRAAELLLSRIADPSLPPRREQVAPSLAVRASSATTPLSVPAPAGPAPAPRTPEVTA; this is encoded by the coding sequence GTGCGGGGCGTGGGTCGTAAACGTTTACAGGAGTCGGCCGACGGCCGGCCCACCGTCCACACCGTCGCCGCCCGCGCCGGTGTCTCCATCGCCTCCGCCTCGCGCGTGCTCAACGGCGTCGGCGGCAGCCCGGAGACCGTGCGCAAGGTGCGCGAGGCGGCGGCCGAGGTCGGCTACGTGCCCAACGCCATCGCCCGCTCGCTCCAGTCGCAGCGCACCGGCCTCGTCGCGCTCGCCGTCGAGGACATCGGCAACCCGGTGTACGTCGAGATGATGCGCGCCATCGAGTCCGTGGTCGCCGCGTCCGGGCGGCAGCTCCTGGTGCACGCCACCGGCGGGCGGATCGACAACGAGACCGCGCTGCTGCGCCGGCTGGCCCACCGCTACGTCGACGGGATGATCGTCTCGCCGATCCGGGTCACCGGCGACCACCTCGCCGCGCTGGTCGACAGCCCGGTGCCGGTGGTCGTGGTCGGGCAGCTCCCCGCCGACGCGCCGGTGGACAACGTCCGCACCGACTCGCGTACCGGCGTGGGCCTGGCCGTCGACCACCTGGTCGCGGCCGGCCGGCGGCGGATCGGCTTCGTCAACGGCCCGCTGGACACGGTGCCCGGCGCGGCCCGCGACGCCGGCTTCCGGGCCGCCCTCGCCCGGCACGGCATCGCGCTCGACGAGCGCCTCGTCGAGGTCGGCGACTTCCGGTACGCGGCCGGCCGGGCCGCCACCGAGCGCCTCCTGGCCCGCGCCGAGCCCGACGCGCTGGTCTGCGCCAACGACCTGATCGCCGTCGGCGCGCTGCACGCCCTGCTCGCCGCCGGCCGGCGCGTCCCCGACGACGTGGCGCTGGTCGGTATGGACGACACCGAGCTGGCCCGGATGATGTTCCCGCAGCTCTCCAGCGTCTCCCTCGGCTCGGCCGAGCGCGGACGCCGCGCCGCCGAACTGCTGCTGTCGCGCATCGCCGACCCGAGCCTGCCGCCGCGCCGCGAGCAGGTCGCCCCCAGCCTCGCCGTGCGCGCCTCCAGCGCCACGACGCCGCTGTCCGTTCCCGCGCCGGCCGGGCCGGCGCCCGCGCCGCGTACCCCGGAGGTGACGGCATGA
- a CDS encoding carbohydrate ABC transporter permease — protein sequence MTTVAERPDVGRADGPRKARSRSDRLGIYLLLLPSLLPIVVLSVFPLLRGIWLGFTDARAGRNVEISFTGLENYRELLGDELFWNSFKIGLLWAVGVTVLQFVLALGLALLLNQQLRFRGLARVLAVVPWAMPPVVVGILWKLVYHPDAGLLNEFFHRVGADGLRTNWLGDFSTALPAVIIVGVWAGMPQTTVVLLAGLQGVPRELHEAAAVDGASTWHRFRNVTLPAIAPVVVAITSLDFIWNFNSFGLVYVLTAGGPGGKTMLPMLFAYEEAFRYGNYGYAAALGNVMVVIIVALLAVYLRRRLREAN from the coding sequence ATGACCACGGTGGCCGAACGGCCCGACGTCGGCCGCGCCGACGGGCCTCGCAAGGCCCGGTCCCGCTCCGACCGGCTGGGCATCTACCTGCTGCTGCTCCCGTCGCTGCTGCCCATCGTGGTGCTGTCCGTCTTCCCGCTGCTGCGGGGCATCTGGCTCGGCTTCACCGACGCCCGGGCCGGCCGCAACGTCGAGATCAGCTTCACCGGGCTGGAGAACTACCGGGAACTGCTCGGCGACGAGCTGTTCTGGAACTCGTTCAAGATCGGCCTGCTCTGGGCGGTCGGGGTGACCGTGCTCCAGTTCGTGCTCGCCCTGGGCCTCGCACTCCTGCTCAACCAGCAACTGCGCTTCCGCGGGCTGGCCCGAGTGCTGGCCGTGGTCCCCTGGGCGATGCCCCCCGTGGTGGTCGGCATCCTGTGGAAGCTGGTCTACCACCCGGACGCCGGCCTGCTGAACGAGTTCTTCCACCGGGTCGGCGCGGACGGGCTGCGCACCAACTGGCTCGGCGACTTCAGCACCGCCCTGCCCGCGGTCATCATCGTCGGCGTCTGGGCCGGCATGCCGCAGACCACCGTCGTGCTCCTCGCCGGACTGCAGGGCGTGCCCCGCGAGCTGCACGAGGCGGCCGCCGTGGACGGCGCGAGCACCTGGCACCGGTTCCGCAACGTCACGCTGCCCGCCATCGCGCCGGTCGTCGTGGCGATCACCTCGCTGGACTTCATCTGGAACTTCAACTCGTTCGGCCTGGTCTACGTGCTCACCGCGGGCGGGCCGGGCGGCAAGACCATGCTGCCGATGCTCTTCGCCTACGAGGAGGCGTTCCGCTACGGCAACTACGGCTACGCCGCCGCCCTCGGCAACGTCATGGTCGTGATCATCGTCGCGCTGCTCGCGGTCTACCTGCGGCGCCGACTCCGGGAGGCGAACTGA